A genomic region of Methanosarcina thermophila TM-1 contains the following coding sequences:
- a CDS encoding heavy-metal-associated domain-containing protein — protein sequence MAQEIIKVEGMSCMHCQLRVKKAVEAVEGVKRADVNLQTKQVTIEYEEGKVNLEDVKAAIRETGYEPL from the coding sequence ATGGCTCAGGAAATCATAAAAGTCGAAGGCATGTCCTGCATGCATTGCCAGTTGAGGGTTAAAAAAGCCGTTGAAGCCGTAGAGGGTGTGAAGAGGGCGGACGTAAATCTTCAGACTAAACAGGTAACTATTGAATATGAAGAAGGAAAGGTAAATCTCGAAGATGTCAAGGCTGCAATCAGAGAAACCGGATATGAACCTCTGTGA